AGATCAAGCGGACTCAGAACCGTCAGGTCGAGGAGCTAGTCAAGACAGGGACAGTTGACAAGACGCTCACCCACGATGTTGTGGGCAAGTCGGAGTTCTTTGTTGATCTTGAAGCAAAGGGACTGCTCAGGTTCAGAGAGCAGAAGGCGACTGCACTGGTGCCCGGGACAACCGAGTCGCTCAAGTATGTCGTATTGCCTCCGGAGGCACCTCCTCCAAAGGTTCGGATAACGGCTGTATCTGGCAGGTCGAAACAGCGAAAGAAGACAGCGGCACGTGCATTGACTCCGGCACCTGTTGTTGAGCCGCCAGTCACTGTGAGAGAGTCTGAGCTCGAGACATCTGCAGGTGTCTCAGCTGAGAAGGAGGCAGAAGCCGCCGGACCTGTGGCCCAACCGGTGCCAGTTCCAGAACCTGTTCCAGTATCGGAACCTACCGTCGAGGGGAGACTCGAAGAGCGTGGCAGAGAGGCAGAGAAGCAGAGAAGGCCGCATTTGACACTGGATGACCCGGTTCAGGAAGCGCCCGGTATCGGTAGTAGGACCGCAGCTGCACTGGCGAGAATCGGCATCAAGACAGTGCGAGACCTGGTATCTCGGCCTGCCGCAGAGGTCGCTCAGAAGCTGGCTGACAAGAGAATCGATGACAAGAGGGTCCGAGCATGGCAGCATGAGTCTAAGCTGATGTGTGAGGTACCTGCGCTGTACGGGCATGATGCGGTCATACTCTACAACGTGGGTATTGGTTCGAGGTCACAGCTAGTGGAAGCCGACCCAACGAGGCTTCTCAAGGATGCAGTCGCGTACGCATCCAGCGAAGAGGCAC
This DNA window, taken from Candidatus Thorarchaeota archaeon, encodes the following:
- a CDS encoding DUF4332 domain-containing protein, whose protein sequence is IKRTQNRQVEELVKTGTVDKTLTHDVVGKSEFFVDLEAKGLLRFREQKATALVPGTTESLKYVVLPPEAPPPKVRITAVSGRSKQRKKTAARALTPAPVVEPPVTVRESELETSAGVSAEKEAEAAGPVAQPVPVPEPVPVSEPTVEGRLEERGREAEKQRRPHLTLDDPVQEAPGIGSRTAAALARIGIKTVRDLVSRPAAEVAQKLADKRIDDKRVRAWQHESKLMCEVPALYGHDAVILYNVGIGSRSQLVEADPTRLLKDAVAYASSEEAQKEMRSVPVPDKSEVLRWIESAKAAVAYLPEVQVS